A stretch of the Filimonas lacunae genome encodes the following:
- the nadC gene encoding carboxylating nicotinate-nucleotide diphosphorylase, translating to MIQQFEEKLYHLITEALNEDIGNGDHSTLSCIPAGKQGKAVLKIKQNGLLAGIDVAQTIFSTVEAKSMFHAYKQDGEVMTSGEKAFEVEASIHTILKCERLVLNCMQRMSGIATLTSTYAEKLKGYKTRILDTRKTTPNFRLLEKEAVRIGGGTNHRFGLYDMIMLKDNHIDFCGGIEPAIEKAYKYTQTEQTGLKIEVETRTVEDVKKVIAIGKGKVFRIMLDNFTPAQITEALQLIQGDFETEASGGINLQNLTSYAATGVDYISAGALIHQAQSLDLSLKAVIL from the coding sequence ATGATACAACAGTTTGAAGAGAAGCTTTACCACCTGATAACAGAAGCATTGAACGAAGATATTGGCAATGGCGACCATTCAACTTTAAGTTGCATTCCTGCCGGCAAACAAGGCAAGGCAGTGCTGAAAATAAAACAGAACGGCCTGCTGGCAGGTATTGACGTAGCACAAACCATATTTTCTACCGTAGAAGCCAAAAGCATGTTCCATGCTTATAAGCAAGACGGGGAAGTAATGACCAGCGGCGAAAAAGCCTTTGAAGTAGAAGCTTCTATACATACTATTTTAAAATGCGAACGCCTGGTGCTCAACTGCATGCAACGCATGAGTGGTATAGCCACCCTTACCAGCACTTATGCCGAAAAGCTGAAAGGATATAAAACAAGGATACTGGACACCCGTAAAACCACCCCTAACTTTCGCCTGCTGGAAAAAGAAGCAGTACGTATAGGAGGTGGCACCAACCATCGTTTTGGTTTGTATGATATGATTATGTTAAAAGACAATCATATCGACTTTTGCGGTGGCATTGAACCCGCTATTGAAAAGGCTTATAAATACACACAAACCGAGCAAACCGGACTAAAAATAGAAGTGGAAACCCGCACGGTGGAAGACGTGAAAAAGGTAATTGCCATAGGCAAAGGCAAAGTGTTTCGTATTATGCTGGACAATTTTACACCAGCGCAAATAACAGAAGCTTTACAACTGATACAAGGCGATTTTGAAACAGAGGCCAGCGGCGGCATTAACCTGCAAAACCTTACCAGCTATGCAGCCACCGGAGTAGATTATATTAGTGCAGGCGCTTTAATACACCAGGCACAAAGCCTTGATTTAAGCCTGAAGGCAGTAATACTGTAA
- a CDS encoding DUF4783 domain-containing protein → MKKILLLAGVVLSLLSFRVSGDADSIINALKDGNAEQLSQYFDNILDVKLPEKDEIKNVGKNQAGITLKSFFADNKVKGFELSSQREMGGTMYITGKLQAAAKSYNITLMMKSKADKMAIITVRIN, encoded by the coding sequence ATGAAAAAGATATTACTGCTGGCGGGCGTAGTGTTATCGCTATTGTCGTTCAGGGTGAGTGGAGATGCGGATAGTATTATTAATGCCTTAAAAGATGGTAATGCCGAACAACTGAGCCAGTATTTTGATAATATACTGGATGTGAAGCTTCCTGAAAAAGATGAAATCAAGAACGTAGGTAAAAACCAGGCAGGCATTACTTTAAAAAGCTTCTTTGCCGATAATAAAGTCAAAGGGTTTGAACTCAGCTCTCAACGGGAGATGGGGGGCACTATGTATATTACCGGTAAACTACAGGCCGCTGCCAAAAGCTACAACATTACCCTGATGATGAAATCAAAGGCCGACAAAATGGCCATCATTACCGTCCGGATCAATTAA
- the gpmI gene encoding 2,3-bisphosphoglycerate-independent phosphoglycerate mutase, translated as MEKKVILIIMDGWGLGKVKSSDAIQNAKVPFVDGLYSKYSNTTLVTSGEAVGLPDGQMGNSEVGHLNLGAGRIVYQELQRINVAVRDGSFAKNEQLLAAIHAAKTNKKPLHLLGLVSDGGVHSHLNHVKAICDVCKAEGVTEVYIHAFTDGRDTDPKSGLKFITELQQHLNSSVGKIASVSGRYYAMDRDKRWERVKLAYDALVKGEGLKATDAIAAVEQAYAENVTDEFIKPTVIIGSDQLPLATIKDGDVAICFNFRTDRCREITQVLTQENHEDLGMHTLSLDYTTMTEYDKTYKNVRVIFENDNLNNTLGEVLAANGKKQIRMAETEKYPHVTFFFSGGREAPFEGENRIMAPSPKVATYDLQPEMSAVELTDKLVPEIENESADFICINYANADMVGHTGVFSAVVKAVETVNNCVERVVTTALQHGYAILLTADHGNADYMINEDGSPNTQHSTNLVPLFVISNSWKGDVKPGKLGDIAPTVLSIMDLPVPQEMTGEVLISK; from the coding sequence ATGGAAAAGAAAGTTATATTGATTATCATGGACGGATGGGGGCTTGGAAAGGTGAAGTCATCTGATGCCATACAAAATGCGAAGGTTCCCTTTGTAGATGGCCTTTATAGTAAATATTCTAATACAACTTTAGTCACCAGCGGTGAAGCGGTGGGTTTGCCTGATGGGCAAATGGGTAACAGTGAGGTGGGGCACCTGAACCTGGGCGCCGGCCGTATTGTTTACCAGGAATTGCAACGTATTAACGTAGCAGTGCGTGACGGATCTTTTGCCAAAAACGAACAATTACTGGCGGCTATTCATGCTGCTAAAACCAATAAAAAGCCTTTGCACCTGCTGGGGCTGGTAAGTGACGGTGGTGTACACAGTCATTTAAATCACGTAAAAGCTATTTGCGATGTATGTAAGGCCGAAGGGGTAACGGAGGTATATATTCATGCATTTACCGATGGACGTGATACCGATCCTAAAAGCGGCCTGAAGTTCATTACTGAATTACAGCAGCATTTAAATAGCAGCGTAGGTAAAATAGCTTCTGTAAGCGGCCGTTACTATGCAATGGATAGGGATAAGCGCTGGGAGCGTGTGAAACTTGCTTACGATGCACTGGTAAAAGGGGAAGGCCTGAAAGCGACCGATGCTATTGCAGCAGTAGAGCAGGCTTATGCAGAGAATGTAACAGATGAGTTTATTAAACCTACTGTTATCATTGGAAGCGATCAGTTACCACTGGCTACCATCAAAGATGGTGATGTGGCTATCTGCTTTAACTTCCGTACCGACCGTTGCCGTGAGATTACCCAGGTGTTAACACAGGAGAACCATGAAGACTTAGGTATGCATACGTTGAGCCTGGATTATACCACCATGACGGAGTATGACAAAACCTATAAGAACGTTCGTGTTATATTTGAAAACGACAACCTCAACAATACTTTAGGTGAAGTGCTGGCTGCCAATGGCAAAAAGCAGATTCGCATGGCAGAAACTGAAAAGTATCCGCACGTTACTTTCTTCTTCAGTGGTGGTCGTGAGGCTCCTTTTGAAGGTGAAAATCGTATTATGGCTCCTTCTCCTAAAGTTGCCACCTACGATCTGCAACCTGAAATGAGTGCAGTAGAGCTTACCGATAAACTGGTGCCTGAAATTGAAAACGAATCGGCTGATTTTATATGTATTAACTATGCCAATGCTGATATGGTGGGCCATACCGGTGTTTTCAGCGCTGTAGTAAAAGCGGTGGAAACCGTGAACAACTGTGTTGAAAGAGTTGTTACAACAGCATTGCAACACGGATATGCTATTTTATTAACAGCAGACCATGGCAATGCTGATTACATGATTAATGAAGACGGTTCGCCTAATACACAGCACTCTACCAACCTGGTGCCATTGTTTGTAATAAGCAATAGCTGGAAAGGGGACGTGAAGCCTGGTAAACTGGGTGATATTGCACCTACCGTGTTATCTATAATGGACTTACCTGTTCCTCAAGAAATGACAGGTGAGGTGTTGATCTCTAAATAA
- the yihA gene encoding ribosome biogenesis GTP-binding protein YihA/YsxC — MQIKKAEYFISSPEVAKCPKPDRPEYAFIGRSNVGKSSLINMLCNNQKLAKTSAQPGKTQSINHFNIDSTQKEKGPVTKWYLVDLPGYGYAKRSQSDRNRWEQMIEGYLRKRENLVMMFVLIDARHTPQENDLEFVNQLGEWQVPFSLVFTKADKEKPGVVQCNVKAFLDAMRETWQFLPQSFVSSAIKKDGRDEILKLISDSNHAFYNPNEEAAH, encoded by the coding sequence ATGCAAATAAAGAAAGCTGAATATTTTATTTCCAGCCCTGAAGTGGCTAAGTGTCCTAAGCCCGACAGGCCGGAGTATGCTTTTATAGGGCGTAGTAACGTGGGTAAGTCGTCGTTGATTAACATGTTATGCAATAATCAGAAACTGGCCAAAACATCGGCACAGCCTGGTAAAACGCAAAGCATTAATCACTTTAATATAGACAGTACTCAAAAAGAAAAAGGCCCGGTTACCAAATGGTACCTGGTAGATTTGCCCGGGTATGGTTATGCCAAGCGTTCGCAAAGTGATCGCAATCGTTGGGAACAGATGATTGAAGGATACCTGCGTAAGCGGGAAAACCTGGTGATGATGTTTGTGTTGATTGATGCACGGCATACTCCCCAGGAAAACGACCTGGAGTTTGTAAACCAGCTGGGCGAATGGCAAGTGCCTTTTTCACTGGTGTTTACTAAAGCCGATAAAGAAAAGCCGGGAGTAGTGCAGTGCAATGTAAAAGCATTTTTAGATGCTATGCGCGAAACCTGGCAGTTTTTACCGCAAAGCTTTGTAAGCAGCGCTATTAAAAAAGATGGGCGGGATGAGATACTGAAACTGATCAGTGACTCTAACCACGCTTTTTATAATCCAAACGAAGAAGCCGCCCATTAG
- a CDS encoding ribonuclease H-like YkuK family protein, translated as MRWRKFNGENIHLPIKDAVEEAIQKEVNNGVHLKVCIGTDSQVKGEDTEFATVIVFLREHNGGFMYIHNEKTLVKYNIKERMLVEVAKSIEIAYELCDLFIAYNVDMEVHADINTNPQFKSNDALREAMGYILGMGFAFKAKPEAFASSSCADKVVN; from the coding sequence ATGCGTTGGAGAAAATTCAATGGCGAAAACATTCATCTCCCGATTAAGGATGCAGTGGAAGAGGCAATTCAGAAAGAGGTAAACAACGGCGTGCATCTTAAGGTTTGTATCGGTACCGACAGCCAGGTTAAAGGTGAAGACACGGAATTTGCTACAGTAATCGTGTTTCTGCGTGAACACAATGGTGGGTTTATGTATATCCACAACGAAAAAACACTCGTTAAGTACAACATTAAAGAGCGTATGCTGGTAGAAGTAGCCAAAAGCATTGAAATTGCTTATGAGCTATGCGACCTGTTTATTGCCTATAATGTTGACATGGAAGTGCATGCCGACATTAACACCAATCCGCAATTTAAAAGTAATGACGCCCTGCGTGAAGCCATGGGCTACATTCTGGGAATGGGCTTTGCCTTTAAAGCCAAACCAGAAGCTTTTGCCAGCAGCAGTTGTGCTGACAAGGTGGTGAACTAA
- a CDS encoding CoA-binding protein translates to MKTPKHTVVLGASDNPQRYSFLAVNRLAAHEHPVTAIGKKTGVIGTVPVITEHPVLPDVDTITLYLSAANQKAYYDYILSLHPKRIIFNPGAENPELEQLAVQNNIQPLEACTLVMLSTGQY, encoded by the coding sequence ATGAAAACACCCAAACACACCGTAGTATTAGGTGCATCCGATAATCCGCAACGGTACAGCTTCCTGGCTGTAAACCGGCTGGCAGCGCATGAACATCCCGTAACTGCAATAGGCAAAAAAACAGGCGTTATCGGCACCGTTCCGGTGATAACAGAGCATCCCGTGTTGCCTGATGTAGATACTATCACTTTATACCTGAGCGCTGCCAATCAAAAAGCGTATTACGATTATATCCTCTCCCTGCATCCCAAACGCATTATTTTTAATCCGGGGGCCGAAAATCCCGAGCTGGAACAGTTGGCTGTTCAAAACAATATACAGCCACTGGAAGCCTGCACGCTGGTAATGTTAAGTACCGGCCAGTATTAG
- a CDS encoding GbsR/MarR family transcriptional regulator, translated as MNLTEAKQQFVQSWGVLGSQWGINRTMAQVHALLLIAEKPMSTDDVMEGLNISRGNANMNIRELMDWGLVDKVIISGDRKEYFSADKDIWRVATRIMAQRKKRELDPMLKVLNQLTEVEGDKKDPDIKAFTEVIGGIRKFAGHAEKTLDTVIKAEENWFLNSFIKLLK; from the coding sequence ATGAACCTTACGGAAGCTAAACAACAATTTGTACAAAGCTGGGGTGTACTGGGTAGTCAATGGGGTATAAACCGCACCATGGCCCAGGTACATGCCTTGTTGCTGATTGCCGAAAAACCCATGAGCACGGATGATGTGATGGAAGGATTAAACATCAGCCGTGGGAATGCCAATATGAATATCAGGGAACTGATGGATTGGGGCCTGGTAGATAAAGTAATTATCAGCGGCGACAGGAAAGAATACTTTTCTGCCGATAAAGATATCTGGCGGGTAGCCACACGCATTATGGCACAGCGCAAAAAGCGTGAGCTGGACCCTATGTTAAAAGTATTAAACCAGTTAACAGAGGTAGAAGGCGATAAAAAAGATCCTGATATTAAAGCGTTTACCGAAGTAATCGGCGGCATCAGAAAGTTTGCCGGCCATGCCGAGAAAACGCTGGACACGGTTATTAAAGCCGAAGAAAACTGGTTCCTGAATAGCTTTATCAAGTTATTGAAATAA
- a CDS encoding pyruvate dehydrogenase complex dihydrolipoamide acetyltransferase, which yields MAEVILMPRLSDTMTEGVIAAWHKKVGDSVKKGDLLAEIETDKATMELESYQEGTLLHIGAANGGKLQVNDLLAIIGKAGEDVSALVNGGGAAAAPAAKEQPAAETKAEAAPAATAAGPTLDLANMDEVVLMPRLSDTMTEGVIASWVKKVGDTVKKGDILAEIETDKATMELESYKNGTLLYTGANAGEKIAVNDLLAIIGEQGKVNVDQIVAAAKGGASAAPAAAQPKAEATTAAPAAAQSTQAAAPQVVNEGRILASPLAKKVAEEKGIDLKYVKGSGDNGRIVKSDIENFTPSAAPQTTSAPAAASSNVAAAPAGQVSFEEVPVSQMRKVIARRLSESLFTAPHFYLTMSIDMDACVAARAKLNENAKVKISFNDIVLKATALALKQHPKVNSSWLGDKIRINHHVNIGVAVAVEEGLLVPVVRFADTKSLSQITVEVKDYAQKAKDKKLQPSDWEGSTFTISNLGMYGIDQFTAIINPPDACILAVGGISQEPVVKNGAVVPGNIMKLTLSCDHRVVDGATGAAFLQTVKSLLEEPLRMLI from the coding sequence ATGGCCGAAGTGATTTTAATGCCCCGCCTCAGCGATACTATGACAGAAGGCGTAATTGCTGCCTGGCATAAGAAAGTGGGTGATTCTGTAAAGAAAGGAGATCTGTTAGCTGAAATTGAAACTGATAAAGCCACTATGGAGCTGGAAAGCTACCAGGAAGGAACGCTGCTGCATATTGGTGCTGCAAATGGCGGCAAATTGCAGGTGAATGATCTGTTGGCTATTATTGGTAAAGCCGGAGAAGATGTAAGCGCTTTGGTAAACGGTGGTGGCGCAGCTGCCGCTCCTGCTGCTAAAGAGCAACCCGCTGCCGAAACAAAAGCGGAAGCTGCACCAGCAGCAACTGCTGCAGGCCCAACTCTGGACCTGGCCAACATGGATGAAGTAGTATTAATGCCTCGTTTAAGTGATACTATGACGGAAGGCGTTATTGCCAGTTGGGTGAAAAAAGTAGGCGATACTGTTAAAAAAGGCGATATTCTGGCTGAAATTGAAACAGACAAAGCCACAATGGAGCTGGAAAGCTATAAAAACGGAACTTTATTATATACCGGAGCCAACGCTGGCGAAAAGATTGCTGTAAACGATCTGCTGGCTATTATTGGCGAACAAGGCAAGGTGAATGTAGACCAGATTGTAGCTGCTGCCAAAGGTGGCGCATCTGCTGCACCGGCTGCTGCACAACCTAAAGCCGAAGCTACTACCGCTGCACCTGCTGCTGCACAAAGCACACAGGCCGCTGCTCCACAGGTAGTGAACGAAGGCAGAATTCTGGCTTCTCCATTAGCTAAAAAAGTAGCAGAAGAAAAAGGCATTGATCTCAAATATGTCAAAGGCTCTGGCGATAACGGTCGTATCGTGAAAAGCGATATTGAAAACTTTACGCCATCTGCCGCTCCGCAAACTACCAGCGCTCCTGCAGCTGCTTCCAGCAATGTTGCTGCTGCACCAGCCGGACAGGTTTCTTTTGAAGAAGTACCTGTTAGCCAAATGCGCAAAGTAATTGCCCGCCGTTTAAGCGAAAGCCTGTTCACCGCTCCTCACTTCTACCTCACCATGAGCATTGACATGGATGCCTGCGTAGCTGCAAGAGCGAAACTGAACGAAAACGCTAAAGTGAAAATCAGCTTCAACGATATCGTACTGAAAGCAACTGCCCTGGCATTAAAACAACATCCCAAAGTAAACAGCAGCTGGTTAGGCGATAAAATCCGCATTAACCACCATGTAAACATTGGTGTTGCCGTTGCAGTAGAAGAAGGCTTGCTGGTACCTGTAGTTCGTTTTGCCGATACCAAATCTTTAAGCCAGATCACGGTTGAGGTGAAAGACTACGCACAAAAAGCAAAAGACAAGAAATTACAGCCTTCAGATTGGGAAGGAAGTACCTTTACCATTTCTAACCTGGGCATGTACGGGATAGACCAGTTTACCGCTATCATCAACCCACCAGATGCCTGTATACTGGCAGTAGGTGGTATTTCTCAAGAGCCCGTTGTTAAAAACGGTGCGGTAGTTCCTGGAAATATCATGAAACTCACTTTAAGCTGCGACCATAGAGTAGTAGACGGTGCCACCGGCGCTGCCTTCCTGCAAACTGTAAAAAGCCTGCTGGAAGAACCTTTACGCATGCTTATCTAA
- a CDS encoding ABC transporter ATP-binding protein — MKTNVLNIQLSAAGKRYNREWIFRNLTCSFLPGETYAITGPNGSGKSTLLQVISAGMGISAGECRWQNASNEAIPSEKVHLHLAMAAPYLEVIEEMTALEFLQFHAGFKPFLPGLSSKEILHIIGLEKAAGKQIRHYSSGMKQRLKLAQAIFAQVPLLLLDEPCTNLDLAGYQLYHQLIKEYTTHKTVIVSSNDLQEYHFCRHTIHLPDYKQ, encoded by the coding sequence ATGAAGACTAATGTGCTGAACATTCAACTATCAGCCGCTGGCAAACGCTATAACCGTGAATGGATTTTCCGCAATCTTACCTGTAGTTTTTTACCGGGCGAAACATACGCCATCACCGGCCCTAATGGCAGTGGAAAAAGTACATTACTACAGGTAATAAGTGCGGGCATGGGAATCAGTGCCGGCGAATGTCGCTGGCAGAACGCGTCCAACGAAGCCATTCCGTCCGAAAAAGTGCATTTACACCTCGCTATGGCAGCCCCTTATTTGGAGGTGATTGAAGAAATGACCGCCCTGGAGTTTTTACAGTTTCATGCCGGTTTTAAACCCTTTTTACCCGGCTTGTCCTCTAAAGAAATACTACACATTATTGGCCTGGAAAAAGCTGCCGGCAAACAAATACGCCACTATAGCAGCGGCATGAAACAACGGCTAAAACTGGCACAGGCCATCTTTGCCCAGGTGCCGCTTCTCTTACTGGACGAGCCCTGCACGAATTTAGACCTTGCCGGATACCAGCTTTATCATCAATTGATAAAAGAGTATACTACGCACAAAACGGTGATTGTAAGCAGCAACGATTTGCAGGAATATCACTTTTGCCGGCACACCATTCACCTCCCCGATTATAAGCAATAA
- the lpxA gene encoding acyl-ACP--UDP-N-acetylglucosamine O-acyltransferase — translation MIHPHTYIHPNARLAQNVKIDPFTVIHQDVEIGEGTWIGSNVTIMEGARIGKNCRIFPGAVISAIPQDLKFAGEKTTAEIGDNTTLREFVTVNRGTKERGKTTVGSDCLIQAYTHVAHDCSIGNNCIISNSTQIAGHVVIGDWVIVGGVCAVHQFVQIGSHSFVAGGSLVSKDVPPYIKAVRTPLSYGGVNSVGLKRRGFDLDKINHILDIYRIIYNKGLNTSQALEFIEEELAASDERDEILTFIRESGRGIIKRGTKGASDED, via the coding sequence ATGATTCATCCGCATACTTACATACATCCAAACGCGCGATTGGCCCAAAACGTTAAAATTGATCCTTTTACCGTCATTCACCAGGATGTAGAAATTGGGGAGGGTACCTGGATTGGTAGTAACGTTACCATTATGGAAGGCGCCCGCATTGGAAAGAACTGCCGCATATTCCCCGGCGCAGTAATCTCTGCCATCCCGCAGGATCTGAAATTTGCTGGTGAAAAAACTACTGCTGAAATTGGCGACAATACCACTTTACGCGAGTTTGTAACCGTAAACAGAGGTACTAAGGAGCGTGGTAAAACCACCGTTGGCTCCGATTGCCTTATTCAGGCTTACACGCACGTAGCACACGATTGCTCCATTGGTAACAATTGTATTATTAGTAACAGTACCCAAATAGCGGGTCACGTTGTAATAGGCGACTGGGTAATAGTAGGTGGCGTTTGTGCAGTACACCAGTTTGTGCAAATTGGTTCACACTCTTTCGTTGCCGGCGGAAGCCTGGTAAGCAAAGACGTACCACCTTATATTAAGGCCGTTCGTACTCCGCTTAGCTATGGCGGTGTAAACAGCGTAGGCCTGAAAAGAAGAGGGTTTGATCTGGACAAGATCAACCATATCCTTGACATCTACCGTATTATCTACAATAAAGGTTTAAACACCTCTCAGGCGCTGGAGTTTATTGAAGAAGAGCTGGCAGCAAGCGATGAACGTGACGAAATATTAACGTTTATACGCGAAAGCGGTCGTGGAATCATTAAACGTGGCACCAAAGGTGCGAGCGATGAAGACTAA
- the dnaB gene encoding replicative DNA helicase codes for MELTNFNKDRKQRRKNNVDLSTMMYGKVPPQARELEEAVLGAVMLDKAAFDVVAEILKAECFYVDAHQRIFKAYHSLVQKNLPIDILTVMEELRSKEELDMVGGPYFLTKLTNAVVSTANIEAHSRIVLQKFIQRELIRVSGEILGEAYEEGTDVFDLMDDAEDKIFKITNNFLKTDYKEMSSALAEAINRIDEMRNRTEEISGVPSGFPTMDRVTYGWQPSDLIILAARPAVGKTAFALNLARNAAMNTTRPTAVAFFSLEMSAAQLVQRILSAESEIGMEKISRGKLEDYEYQQLHAKGIKRLEKAAIFIDDSAGLNIFEFRAKARRLVNKNKVRFIIIDYLQLMSGGGNSGSREQEISTISRTLKMLAKELMVPIIALSQLSRAVETRKESKMPQLSDLRESGAIEQDADMVMFIYRPEYYEINNDAMGESTKGETHVRIAKHRNGSLETIKLRANLAIQKFHEWDEDDMGGGFNPGGGAGGGAPNGGGGWKPLGPSSGGAPDGGGGDGGKFFIQGSRMNSGEFDDGMESDAPF; via the coding sequence ATGGAGCTCACTAATTTTAATAAAGACAGGAAGCAGCGGCGGAAAAATAACGTTGACTTAAGCACGATGATGTATGGAAAGGTACCGCCACAAGCCAGGGAACTGGAAGAAGCGGTATTGGGAGCAGTGATGCTGGATAAAGCTGCATTTGATGTGGTAGCGGAAATTTTAAAAGCGGAATGTTTTTATGTAGATGCGCACCAGCGTATTTTTAAAGCTTACCATAGCCTGGTTCAAAAAAACCTGCCTATCGATATTCTTACCGTAATGGAAGAATTACGCTCTAAAGAAGAGCTGGATATGGTAGGCGGCCCTTATTTTCTTACTAAATTGACTAACGCGGTAGTAAGTACCGCCAATATAGAAGCGCACTCCCGTATTGTGCTACAGAAGTTTATCCAGCGCGAACTGATTCGCGTGAGTGGTGAAATTTTGGGTGAAGCTTACGAGGAAGGAACGGATGTGTTTGATCTGATGGATGATGCGGAAGATAAAATCTTCAAAATCACCAACAACTTCCTCAAAACCGATTACAAGGAAATGAGCAGTGCGTTGGCAGAAGCTATTAACCGTATTGATGAAATGCGGAACAGAACGGAAGAAATTTCCGGTGTGCCCAGCGGGTTTCCTACTATGGACCGGGTTACCTATGGCTGGCAACCTTCTGACTTAATTATCCTGGCTGCGCGTCCTGCGGTGGGTAAAACGGCGTTTGCCCTTAACCTGGCCCGGAATGCGGCTATGAACACTACCAGACCTACAGCGGTTGCGTTTTTCTCGTTAGAGATGAGTGCTGCGCAGCTGGTTCAACGTATTCTTTCGGCGGAAAGCGAAATTGGGATGGAAAAAATTTCGCGTGGTAAGCTGGAAGACTATGAATATCAACAACTTCACGCTAAAGGTATTAAGCGCCTTGAAAAAGCGGCCATCTTTATTGATGATTCAGCGGGGTTGAACATTTTTGAATTTCGTGCCAAAGCCAGGAGACTGGTAAATAAAAACAAAGTGCGTTTTATCATCATTGACTATCTGCAGTTAATGAGTGGTGGTGGTAACTCTGGTAGCCGTGAACAGGAGATCAGTACTATTTCGCGTACGTTGAAGATGCTGGCGAAAGAATTGATGGTGCCGATTATTGCATTAAGTCAGTTAAGCCGGGCGGTGGAAACACGTAAAGAAAGCAAGATGCCGCAGCTGAGTGATTTGAGGGAATCGGGTGCGATTGAACAGGATGCGGACATGGTAATGTTTATTTATCGTCCGGAGTACTACGAAATTAACAACGATGCAATGGGGGAAAGCACCAAAGGTGAAACCCACGTACGTATAGCCAAGCACCGTAACGGTTCGCTGGAAACCATTAAGTTACGCGCCAACCTGGCCATTCAAAAATTTCATGAGTGGGATGAGGATGATATGGGCGGCGGGTTTAATCCTGGTGGTGGAGCGGGTGGAGGTGCGCCTAATGGCGGAGGTGGCTGGAAACCACTCGGGCCTTCTTCCGGTGGCGCCCCTGATGGTGGTGGTGGCGATGGTGGCAAATTTTTCATCCAGGGCAGCCGCATGAACAGTGGAGAGTTCGACGATGGAATGGAAAGTGATGCACCATTTTAG
- a CDS encoding RsmE family RNA methyltransferase: MSFPYFFEEAVTAGTTQLELSEESRKHVVQVLRMREGESIQLTNGKGDLLTAVIRVADKKQCLVQVTETAFYPKTVRQVAIGISLLKNASRIEWFLEKATETGISEIFPLLCKRTERQHFRFDRMRQILVSAMLQSRQVWLPVLHNPVEIEEVIAQQTHTQKLVAHCEEMQKSNINQLNVAQDVLILIGPEGDFTPAEIELALQKGFEPVSLGSTRLRTETAGVVAAALLVNH, from the coding sequence ATGTCCTTTCCCTACTTCTTTGAAGAAGCTGTTACTGCCGGCACTACCCAGCTGGAATTGAGCGAAGAAAGCCGTAAGCATGTGGTGCAGGTTTTGCGCATGCGGGAAGGAGAATCCATACAGCTTACCAATGGTAAAGGCGATTTACTTACCGCCGTTATTCGCGTAGCCGATAAAAAGCAGTGCCTGGTACAGGTTACCGAAACTGCTTTTTACCCCAAAACAGTAAGACAGGTAGCAATAGGTATTTCTTTACTCAAAAACGCCAGCCGTATTGAATGGTTTCTGGAAAAAGCCACAGAAACTGGTATCAGCGAAATATTCCCCCTTTTATGTAAAAGAACAGAACGCCAGCATTTTCGTTTTGACCGGATGCGGCAGATTCTGGTATCGGCTATGCTGCAAAGCAGGCAGGTATGGTTGCCGGTACTGCACAACCCTGTAGAAATAGAAGAAGTGATAGCGCAGCAGACACACACGCAAAAGCTGGTGGCCCACTGTGAAGAGATGCAGAAAAGCAATATAAACCAATTGAATGTGGCACAGGATGTGCTTATATTAATAGGTCCGGAAGGCGACTTCACACCCGCTGAAATCGAGCTTGCTTTGCAAAAAGGCTTTGAGCCCGTTTCTTTAGGCAGCACCCGGCTGCGTACAGAAACAGCAGGGGTGGTGGCCGCCGCCTTACTGGTAAATCACTAA